Proteins encoded in a region of the Triplophysa rosa linkage group LG6, Trosa_1v2, whole genome shotgun sequence genome:
- the snx4 gene encoding sorting nexin-4 isoform X1, whose protein sequence is MADSGSEDIAVIGNTDLTPSESENNIKNTMVEKGTNLLKRMEISVAEAEKRTGKNAVNMQETYTVYLVETRALDATSEGTTPVPDSLWRRYSEFELLKNYLLVTYPFLVVPPLPEKRAEFVWHKLSADNMDPDFVERRRVGLENFLLRVASHPALSNDKIFYSFLTEKSCLLSASQENGWKETVFETGFQAKADSRLKALNATFRVKNADKRFADMKHYGDELQSVISQLLRVRARAADRLYGVYKVHGNYGRVFSEWSAIEKEMGDGLQSAGHHMDAYAASVDDILEEEEHYADQLKEYLFYADAFRAVCRKHELTQYELEMAGQDLTSKKQQQEELATGTVRTFSLKGMTSKLFGQETPEQREAKLKMLETQIEEGEELVKERNAECEEFVKSAWVDIERFKEQKDHDLREALISYAIMQISMCKKGIQVWNNAKECFSKM, encoded by the exons ATGGCGGATTCAGGAAGCGAGGATATAGCGGTGATTGGAAACACAGACCTGACTCCGTCGGAGTCGGAAAACAACATAAAGAACACG ATGGTTGAAAAAGGCACAAATCTTCTGAAGAGGATGGAGATCAGTGTGGCTGAAGCAGAGAAGAGAACGGGGAAAAATGCTGTCAACATGCAGGAGACGTATACCGTGTATCTTGTTGAGACCAG GGCATTGGATGCTACGTCGGAAGGGACCACTCCTGTTCCAGACTCTCTCTGGAGACGCTACAGCGAGTTTGAGCTCCTTAAAAACTATTTGTTAGTCACCTATCCATTCCTGGTGGTTCCGCCTTTACCTGAAAAGCGg GCTGAATTTGTTTGGCACAAGCTATCAGCTGACAACATGGATCCGGATTTCGTGGAGAGGCGTAGAGTCGGACTGGAGAACTTCCTGCTTCGAGTGGCCTCGCACCCAGCTCTGTCCAATGACAAGATCTTTTATTCATTCCTCACTGAG AAATCGTGTCTTTTGTCTGCCTCGCAGGAAAATGGTTGGAAGGAAACTGTGTTTGAAACAGGATTTCAGGCGAAG GCTGATTCAAGATTAAAGGCTTTGAACGCTACATTCAGAGTGAAGAACGCAGACAA GCGATTTGCAGATATGAAACACTATGGAGATGAGCTACAGTCTGTTATTTCTCAGCTGCTGAGAGTTCGAGCG AGAGCTGCTGATCGCCTGTATGGAGTCTATAAAGTGCATGGAAATTATGGAAGAGTCTTCAG CGAGTGGAGCGCAATTGAGAAAGAGATGGGAGATGGACTGCAGAGCGCCGGCCATCACATGGACGC GTATGCCGCCTCTGTGGATGATATTTTAGAAGAAGAAGAGCATTATGCTGACCAGTTGAAAGAGTATCTTTTCTACGCAGATGCATTTAG GGCTGTATGTAGGAAGCATGAACTGACACAATATGAGCTGGAGATGGCTGGCCAGGATTTGACCTCTAAGAAACAACAGCAGGAGGAACTTGCCACCGGG ACAGTACGAACCTTTTCTCTGAAGGGGATGACCAGTAAGCTGTTTGGGCAGGAGACTCCAGAGCAGAGGGAGGCCAAGCTAAAAATGCTGGAGACACAGATCGAGGAAGGAGAGGAACTAGTCAAAGAAAGAAACGCAGAATGCGA AGAGTTTGTGAAGAGTGCATGGGTGGACATTGAGAGATTCAAAGAACAGAAAGACCACGATCTCAGAGAGGCTCTCATCAGCTACGCCATCATGCAGATCAGCATGTGCAAAAAG gGAATTCAAGTATGGAACAATGCTAAAGAGTGCTTCAGTAAGATGTGA
- the snx4 gene encoding sorting nexin-4 isoform X2 — protein sequence MADSGSEDIAVIGNTDLTPSESENNIKNTMVEKGTNLLKRMEISVAEAEKRTGKNAVNMQETYTVYLVETRALDATSEGTTPVPDSLWRRYSEFELLKNYLLVTYPFLVVPPLPEKRAEFVWHKLSADNMDPDFVERRRVGLENFLLRVASHPALSNDKIFYSFLTEENGWKETVFETGFQAKADSRLKALNATFRVKNADKRFADMKHYGDELQSVISQLLRVRARAADRLYGVYKVHGNYGRVFSEWSAIEKEMGDGLQSAGHHMDAYAASVDDILEEEEHYADQLKEYLFYADAFRAVCRKHELTQYELEMAGQDLTSKKQQQEELATGTVRTFSLKGMTSKLFGQETPEQREAKLKMLETQIEEGEELVKERNAECEEFVKSAWVDIERFKEQKDHDLREALISYAIMQISMCKKGIQVWNNAKECFSKM from the exons ATGGCGGATTCAGGAAGCGAGGATATAGCGGTGATTGGAAACACAGACCTGACTCCGTCGGAGTCGGAAAACAACATAAAGAACACG ATGGTTGAAAAAGGCACAAATCTTCTGAAGAGGATGGAGATCAGTGTGGCTGAAGCAGAGAAGAGAACGGGGAAAAATGCTGTCAACATGCAGGAGACGTATACCGTGTATCTTGTTGAGACCAG GGCATTGGATGCTACGTCGGAAGGGACCACTCCTGTTCCAGACTCTCTCTGGAGACGCTACAGCGAGTTTGAGCTCCTTAAAAACTATTTGTTAGTCACCTATCCATTCCTGGTGGTTCCGCCTTTACCTGAAAAGCGg GCTGAATTTGTTTGGCACAAGCTATCAGCTGACAACATGGATCCGGATTTCGTGGAGAGGCGTAGAGTCGGACTGGAGAACTTCCTGCTTCGAGTGGCCTCGCACCCAGCTCTGTCCAATGACAAGATCTTTTATTCATTCCTCACTGAG GAAAATGGTTGGAAGGAAACTGTGTTTGAAACAGGATTTCAGGCGAAG GCTGATTCAAGATTAAAGGCTTTGAACGCTACATTCAGAGTGAAGAACGCAGACAA GCGATTTGCAGATATGAAACACTATGGAGATGAGCTACAGTCTGTTATTTCTCAGCTGCTGAGAGTTCGAGCG AGAGCTGCTGATCGCCTGTATGGAGTCTATAAAGTGCATGGAAATTATGGAAGAGTCTTCAG CGAGTGGAGCGCAATTGAGAAAGAGATGGGAGATGGACTGCAGAGCGCCGGCCATCACATGGACGC GTATGCCGCCTCTGTGGATGATATTTTAGAAGAAGAAGAGCATTATGCTGACCAGTTGAAAGAGTATCTTTTCTACGCAGATGCATTTAG GGCTGTATGTAGGAAGCATGAACTGACACAATATGAGCTGGAGATGGCTGGCCAGGATTTGACCTCTAAGAAACAACAGCAGGAGGAACTTGCCACCGGG ACAGTACGAACCTTTTCTCTGAAGGGGATGACCAGTAAGCTGTTTGGGCAGGAGACTCCAGAGCAGAGGGAGGCCAAGCTAAAAATGCTGGAGACACAGATCGAGGAAGGAGAGGAACTAGTCAAAGAAAGAAACGCAGAATGCGA AGAGTTTGTGAAGAGTGCATGGGTGGACATTGAGAGATTCAAAGAACAGAAAGACCACGATCTCAGAGAGGCTCTCATCAGCTACGCCATCATGCAGATCAGCATGTGCAAAAAG gGAATTCAAGTATGGAACAATGCTAAAGAGTGCTTCAGTAAGATGTGA